One Mucilaginibacter ginkgonis genomic region harbors:
- the ctlX gene encoding citrulline utilization hydrolase CtlX, producing MQTTSTLLMIRPVRFGFNKQTAESNAFQNAGSDILDAQSAALAEFDNFVQVLRDNGVNVMVVDDTPEPHTPDSIFPNNWISMHENGNVLLYPMQAENRRLERREDIIRKLDENFAVKHTIDLSRFETDNKYLEGTGSMVLDRDNKIAYASLSPRTDTDVLKAFADAEGYNVLTFSAFDQNDQAIYHTNVLMCIGRQFVVICLDSIKNEEEKIRLKQSFAGNNKEIVEITFGQMNHFAGNMLEVQNAGGEHILVMSAQAFQSLTGEQIDRLEHYARIVYSDIKTIETLGGGSARCMLAEVHLPQK from the coding sequence ATGCAAACCACATCCACCCTCTTAATGATCCGCCCGGTGAGGTTTGGCTTTAACAAGCAAACTGCCGAAAGTAACGCGTTTCAAAATGCCGGTAGCGATATATTAGATGCGCAGTCGGCAGCTTTAGCGGAGTTCGACAATTTTGTGCAAGTGCTGCGCGACAATGGTGTGAATGTTATGGTTGTTGACGATACGCCCGAGCCGCATACGCCTGACTCTATCTTTCCCAACAACTGGATATCGATGCATGAGAATGGCAATGTACTGCTTTACCCTATGCAGGCCGAGAACAGAAGGTTGGAACGCCGTGAAGATATAATTCGCAAATTGGACGAAAACTTCGCAGTAAAGCATACCATTGACCTGAGCCGGTTTGAAACAGATAATAAGTATTTAGAGGGAACAGGTAGCATGGTACTCGACCGTGACAATAAGATCGCTTACGCTAGTTTATCCCCCAGAACTGATACTGATGTACTTAAAGCGTTTGCTGACGCTGAAGGTTATAACGTTCTGACGTTTAGTGCATTTGATCAGAATGACCAAGCTATTTACCATACCAATGTATTGATGTGTATCGGTCGGCAATTTGTTGTGATCTGCCTTGATAGTATTAAAAACGAAGAGGAAAAAATACGCTTAAAACAATCTTTCGCCGGGAATAATAAAGAGATAGTTGAGATCACGTTCGGCCAGATGAACCATTTTGCGGGCAATATGCTGGAGGTGCAAAATGCCGGTGGCGAACACATTTTGGTAATGTCGGCACAGGCGTTTCAATCACTGACCGGTGAGCAGATCGATCGCCTGGAACACTACGCGCGGATCGTCTATTCGGACATAAAAACAATTGAAACGTTAGGCGGCGGAAGCGCCCGTTGTATGCTGGCCGAAGTGCACCTGCCACAGAAATAA